One Desulfuromonas acetexigens genomic window carries:
- the rdgC gene encoding recombination-associated protein RdgC yields MGILANSVSLCQFQVLLDNPPDDLFAWASEQLATKAFRPIDRGSEELSVGWVLVDDPQSSDFSEPRTFWRDHYLVFSLRRDQRRIPSALLKAHQERVEAEFLAAHPGLNRVPKQKREELRDAVRGTLLSQTLPVPAVFDVVWDTRTGRLGFASLNAKVLEMFEGLFRQTFEGSRLIAVHPYGRGEGLLDETGRAALAAENRAGGDSVLEMIEGNRWLGEDFLRWLLYQTLTESSRYTVNRPGPAIAGEGFVAYLNDRLLLKGGSESGVQKVTVVGPQDAFSEVRTALNGGKQITEAIVHLEKLEDQWKLTLKGETFHFASFKTPSVKVEKDQITDAASEKEAVFYEKMHVMEEGLQLFDSLYRHFLDLRLGADWPAVNARIAEWLAAE; encoded by the coding sequence ATGGGCATTCTTGCCAATAGCGTCAGTCTTTGCCAGTTTCAGGTTCTGCTCGACAATCCGCCCGACGATCTCTTCGCCTGGGCGAGCGAACAACTTGCGACCAAGGCCTTCCGCCCCATCGATCGCGGCAGCGAAGAGCTCTCCGTCGGCTGGGTGCTGGTCGACGATCCCCAGTCCAGTGATTTTTCCGAACCCCGCACTTTCTGGCGGGATCATTACCTGGTCTTCTCCTTGCGCCGCGACCAGCGTCGGATCCCCTCGGCGCTGCTGAAAGCCCATCAGGAACGGGTCGAGGCCGAGTTTCTCGCCGCCCATCCCGGGCTCAACCGGGTGCCCAAGCAGAAGCGGGAGGAGTTGCGCGATGCCGTGCGCGGCACCCTGCTCAGCCAGACCCTGCCGGTGCCGGCGGTCTTCGACGTCGTCTGGGATACCCGCACGGGCCGCCTGGGCTTCGCCAGTCTTAATGCCAAGGTGCTGGAAATGTTCGAAGGACTCTTCCGCCAGACCTTCGAAGGGTCGCGCCTGATCGCCGTCCATCCCTACGGCCGCGGCGAGGGACTCCTCGACGAAACCGGGCGCGCGGCCCTGGCGGCGGAAAACCGCGCCGGCGGCGATTCGGTGCTGGAGATGATCGAAGGCAACCGCTGGCTCGGCGAAGATTTTCTGCGCTGGCTGCTCTACCAGACCCTTACCGAATCCTCCCGCTATACCGTCAATCGCCCCGGTCCGGCGATCGCGGGGGAGGGCTTCGTCGCCTATCTCAACGACCGGTTGCTGCTCAAGGGGGGAAGCGAAAGCGGCGTGCAGAAGGTCACCGTGGTCGGCCCGCAGGATGCCTTCAGCGAAGTGCGCACCGCCCTGAATGGCGGCAAGCAGATCACCGAGGCCATCGTCCATCTGGAAAAGCTCGAAGACCAGTGGAAGCTGACCCTCAAGGGGGAGACCTTCCACTTCGCCTCCTTCAAGACCCCGTCGGTGAAGGTCGAAAAGGATCAGATCACCGATGCCGCCAGCGAAAAGGAGGCGGTCTTCTACGAGAAGATGCACGTCATGGAAGAGGGACTGCAACTCTTCGACAGCCTCTACCGGCACTTCCTCGACCTGCGTCTCGGCGCCGACTGGCCCGCCGTCAACGCCCGCATCGCCGAGTGGCTGGCGGCGGAATAA
- the hemC gene encoding hydroxymethylbilane synthase, with translation MEKMTLRIGTRASQLALWQANWVKSELEKKHPGLEVTLTKIKTQGDKILDVPLAMVGGKGLFVKEIEEAMLRGEIDIAVHSMKDVPTFFPEGLALRCITEREDPRDIVVLRPGFKSFRDLPQGARIGTSSLRRKAMLLHLRPDFQMVDIRGNVETRIRKLTEDNLDAVVLAAAGMHRLGFTGQIGEYLPTDVSLPAIGQGALGIESRIADTEVNALIDFFNHPETAAAVKGERAVLRRLEGGCQVPIGAYGEVKDGQLTLTGVVASVDGARFLKKTVVCKPEDSEKVGISLADDLIIQGAGKILNEVYKHETFNVGREDV, from the coding sequence ATGGAAAAAATGACACTGCGTATCGGTACTCGCGCCAGCCAGCTGGCCCTGTGGCAGGCCAACTGGGTCAAGTCTGAACTGGAGAAAAAACACCCCGGGCTCGAAGTCACCCTGACCAAGATCAAGACGCAAGGGGATAAAATCCTCGACGTGCCGCTAGCGATGGTCGGCGGCAAGGGGCTCTTCGTCAAGGAGATCGAGGAAGCCATGCTGCGCGGCGAGATCGACATCGCCGTGCACTCGATGAAGGATGTGCCGACCTTTTTCCCCGAAGGTCTGGCCCTGCGTTGCATCACCGAGCGGGAAGACCCTCGCGATATCGTGGTCCTCAGACCCGGCTTCAAAAGCTTCCGCGATCTGCCGCAAGGGGCGCGCATCGGCACTTCATCATTGCGGCGCAAGGCGATGCTGCTGCATCTGCGTCCCGATTTCCAGATGGTCGATATTCGCGGCAACGTCGAGACCCGCATCCGTAAGCTCACCGAAGACAACCTCGACGCCGTGGTGCTGGCCGCCGCCGGCATGCATCGTCTCGGCTTCACCGGGCAGATCGGCGAATACCTGCCGACCGACGTGTCGTTGCCGGCCATCGGCCAGGGGGCGCTGGGCATCGAATCGCGCATCGCCGATACCGAGGTCAATGCCCTCATCGACTTCTTCAATCACCCGGAAACCGCCGCCGCGGTCAAGGGCGAGCGGGCGGTGCTGCGCCGTCTCGAAGGCGGCTGCCAGGTGCCCATCGGCGCCTACGGCGAGGTCAAGGACGGCCAACTGACCCTGACCGGCGTGGTCGCCAGCGTCGACGGCGCCAGATTCCTCAAGAAGACCGTCGTCTGCAAGCCGGAAGATTCGGAAAAGGTCGGCATTTCCCTGGCCGACGACCTGATCATCCAGGGAGCCGGGAAAATTCTCAACGAGGTCTATAAGCACGAGACCTTCAACGTCGGTCGCGAGGACGTTTAA
- a CDS encoding nucleotidyltransferase domain-containing protein translates to MTVEKVLPEIVKRLVAAAQPEEIILFGSLARGEGRPDSDIDLLVIETEPFGPERSRLVEIGRLEAALGRLPHATDLLIYSRDEIKKWKDSPHHVIGRALREGTVLYARH, encoded by the coding sequence ATGACGGTCGAAAAAGTTCTTCCCGAAATCGTCAAACGATTGGTTGCTGCGGCCCAACCCGAAGAAATCATTTTGTTCGGTTCCCTGGCCAGGGGCGAGGGTCGACCGGATTCCGACATCGATCTACTGGTCATAGAAACCGAGCCTTTCGGACCAGAGCGTAGCCGGCTGGTGGAAATCGGCCGACTGGAAGCCGCCTTGGGGCGACTTCCCCATGCGACCGACCTGCTTATCTACAGTCGCGATGAAATCAAGAAATGGAAGGATTCACCCCATCATGTGATCGGTCGCGCTCTGCGTGAAGGGACGGTCCTTTATGCCCGACATTGA
- a CDS encoding J domain-containing protein has protein sequence MLPRFHENEVFSACRTLFGPEVHLSLDFLGYLQPGGVKAAFREQAKQNHPDLFASHDPEIQHRQSELFRQVREAFDLMQAFIKHRDEEQGHCAHRAFHGARPQTWARPKRPTRRAAGGHFFRGAVPARRLEFGSYLYYRGLISYQSLIDALVWQRRQRPVLGDIARRWQWLSEGDILTICRDRGGYGRFGEKAVRLGLLGQAQVQTLLFFQRSRQQKIGRYFVEAGLLSELQIERLAAECHQHNSRVAGAAANERRRAATG, from the coding sequence GTGCTGCCCCGTTTTCACGAAAATGAGGTCTTTTCGGCCTGCCGAACCCTGTTCGGCCCCGAAGTGCATCTGTCCCTCGATTTTCTCGGCTACCTGCAGCCGGGGGGGGTCAAGGCCGCTTTTCGCGAACAGGCCAAGCAGAACCATCCCGATCTCTTCGCCAGCCACGATCCCGAAATCCAGCACCGCCAGTCAGAGCTTTTCCGTCAGGTCCGCGAAGCCTTCGATCTGATGCAGGCCTTTATCAAGCATCGGGACGAAGAGCAGGGGCACTGTGCCCATCGCGCTTTTCATGGCGCCCGGCCCCAGACTTGGGCCCGCCCCAAGCGGCCGACTCGGCGAGCGGCGGGAGGACATTTCTTTCGCGGCGCCGTCCCCGCGCGACGTCTGGAATTCGGCAGCTACCTCTACTATCGTGGGCTGATTTCCTATCAGTCGCTGATCGACGCCTTGGTCTGGCAGCGTCGCCAGCGGCCAGTGCTCGGGGATATCGCCCGGCGCTGGCAGTGGCTGAGCGAAGGCGACATCCTCACCATCTGTCGCGATCGCGGCGGTTACGGCCGTTTTGGCGAAAAAGCCGTGCGCCTCGGTCTCCTCGGCCAGGCCCAGGTGCAGACCCTGCTCTTCTTCCAGCGTAGCCGGCAGCAAAAGATCGGCCGCTACTTCGTTGAAGCCGGCCTACTCAGCGAATTGCAGATCGAACGCCTGGCCGCCGAATGTCACCAGCACAACAGCCGCGTGGCCGGCGCCGCCGCCAATGAAAGACGCCGCGCCGCCACCGGCTGA
- a CDS encoding HEPN domain-containing protein, with the protein MPDIDAARLFLTAGQRDLQALGNMLDAQAFPLEIFGFHAQQAVEKCLKSRLALAGREIPRSHNIRHLIVLLEEAGITADNLWDLVSLTAFAVQFRYESFEALDDDLDRPALFARIQGLVASCEGLLGE; encoded by the coding sequence ATGCCCGACATTGATGCCGCCCGCCTTTTTTTGACCGCCGGTCAACGCGATCTCCAGGCCCTTGGCAACATGCTCGATGCCCAAGCCTTTCCCCTTGAAATTTTTGGGTTTCACGCCCAACAGGCGGTGGAGAAATGTCTGAAAAGCCGGCTGGCCCTGGCCGGAAGGGAAATCCCCCGATCTCACAACATCCGTCACCTGATCGTGCTGCTGGAGGAAGCCGGCATCACCGCCGACAACTTGTGGGATCTGGTTTCTCTGACGGCTTTCGCCGTTCAGTTTCGATATGAATCCTTCGAGGCCCTGGATGATGACTTAGACCGGCCGGCCTTATTTGCCCGCATTCAAGGGTTGGTTGCAAGTTGCGAGGGGCTCTTGGGTGAATGA
- a CDS encoding M16 family metallopeptidase gives MREYFCDRLANGLRLVTVEMPHLHCAEMACYVQVGGRDESADLAGISHFLEHILFRGSLDFPSTFVLERAFEAIGGAVNAATDVESTCYHSRFHPQHLDEAAHLFASLLTRPLFADVELERRIILEEALDDLNERGEDVSPDNLTAGLLWPDHALSLPTIGSTASIKAIREDDLRAHHGRYYTPVNAVVVVAGNVRREATLQAVTAAFGHWRGSGGPERQSPAAREAHAPEVAWAKDSDSQILLQLAFRAPGRGHADTVPLRVLRWILSWGGASRLMLRLREQLGLTYHVEAGLSMLADCGSFTIDLAVAPKNLERAVTEVLGVVARLCREPVPEEELQGVLRAYLFDLEFSQDHTEAMLSRYGWGELAGYLRTVEDDRREVMAVTAEAIQQAARSVFAPGNLKLAVVGPWKEAHRRAVNKVLVAYSPLTEA, from the coding sequence ATGCGAGAATATTTCTGCGACCGGCTGGCCAACGGCCTACGCCTGGTCACCGTTGAAATGCCCCACCTGCACTGCGCGGAGATGGCCTGCTACGTCCAGGTCGGCGGACGGGACGAATCCGCCGACTTGGCGGGCATCTCCCATTTCCTCGAACACATCCTCTTTCGCGGCAGCCTCGATTTCCCCAGCACCTTCGTTCTGGAGCGAGCCTTCGAAGCCATCGGCGGGGCGGTGAACGCCGCCACCGACGTGGAAAGTACCTGCTACCACAGCCGCTTCCACCCCCAGCATCTGGATGAGGCGGCGCACCTCTTTGCCTCGCTGCTGACCCGGCCGCTCTTCGCCGATGTCGAGCTGGAGCGGCGCATCATCCTCGAAGAGGCGTTGGACGATCTCAACGAGCGGGGGGAGGATGTCAGTCCCGACAACCTCACCGCCGGGCTGCTCTGGCCCGATCATGCCCTGAGCCTGCCGACCATCGGCAGCACCGCCTCGATCAAGGCGATCCGCGAGGACGATCTGCGCGCCCACCACGGCCGCTATTACACCCCGGTCAACGCGGTGGTGGTGGTCGCCGGCAACGTGCGCCGCGAAGCGACGCTGCAGGCCGTGACCGCAGCCTTTGGCCACTGGCGCGGTAGCGGCGGCCCCGAACGACAGAGTCCGGCAGCCCGCGAAGCCCATGCGCCGGAGGTGGCCTGGGCCAAGGACTCGGATTCGCAGATTCTGCTACAGCTGGCCTTTCGTGCCCCGGGACGGGGACATGCCGATACCGTACCGCTGCGGGTGCTGCGCTGGATTCTTTCCTGGGGGGGCGCCTCGCGCCTGATGCTGCGCCTGCGCGAACAGCTCGGCCTGACCTATCATGTGGAGGCGGGTCTGTCGATGCTCGCCGACTGCGGCTCCTTCACCATCGACCTGGCGGTGGCGCCGAAAAATCTCGAACGGGCGGTGACGGAAGTGCTTGGGGTGGTGGCGCGGCTCTGTCGCGAGCCGGTGCCGGAGGAGGAACTGCAGGGGGTGTTGCGGGCCTATCTCTTCGACCTGGAGTTCAGCCAGGACCATACCGAGGCGATGCTTTCCCGCTATGGCTGGGGGGAACTGGCCGGCTATCTGCGCACCGTCGAAGACGACCGGCGCGAGGTCATGGCGGTGACGGCCGAGGCGATTCAGCAGGCGGCCCGGTCGGTCTTTGCCCCGGGCAATCTCAAGCTGGCCGTCGTCGGCCCCTGGAAAGAAGCGCACCGGCGCGCGGTGAACAAGGTCCTTGTCGCCTATTCCCCGCTGACGGAAGCCTAG
- a CDS encoding GPMC system transcriptional regulator, with the protein MESFVVAQLSHLKAKIASYGKENLEDILHVLLGAVTLITRQNRCRVYLEDLTGGILVCAAANGAQAQAVKGQSFPLNSTDYLVSRVYMTQQATLVEDVATLAGPNALELADRFDIRASYLVPLIHQGRSAGVLSVDSSRVGRVPAESQRRVLREFLDEVVPLIDQARKYHQQIVLARRIDKAKKKEAALLMVKSAVRLIDKLTLASVLIPSPLGLESKEEGLQVLASYTKDQGARQLYEDEKLINLGPGQSLLSRYISSSGIISDDTLLSPLYIPNLPAEPLQKRYLTEQMGLKSLYVVPRYEPHTRRIICLVNYYTRGSYHFSDFEKGLLEAHAEMAERVIQEIGVEHMEIQVLSEINDLLQEKFEGLQPFLNRALSKATELIGADTGSIALVREEEGTRWLVVEEADGRLAGAKSKEWLKKDIPPIRVGGEKLPPEERSLTGYVAYTGRPHVIADTDEEKRKKGLYREITGVIKSEIAVPVLYDDQVIAVICLDSLRPHYFTDEHKRILMIIERLIAPFLYDLQRIEKLTGEVINLRRDVGYKDPKISSYKLGNIIGNSAKTSELIDFIQRITPPLFNRLAKWTVRDLQEASLGLPSILITGDTGSGKEFLFNNIFSRLREMYQIEIDPRGELPVKKTNIAAYSGDLTYSELFGHKRGAFTGAHTDRKGILEEAHGGVVFLDEIGDADPKTQVQLLRFLDNGGFVRLGENVTRFSRVLLIAATNKNLKQLIESGHFREDLFHRLSELTIEVPSLNQRREDIPDLATHFLGKLYQVYRKGGGEEREEDAPVLTRGAQQLLSQHHYTGNVRELRSILLRSLFFRKKRVLSEEDIRRAIGEPERPKGTVAVEKLTAQVAEEIFSDLRKGEGDFWERVYEPFSESRISRDVVAAVIDLARREGATNMPKIAVMLQACDPRAKDAESRKTFFRFKNFLYKTIRIA; encoded by the coding sequence ATGGAATCCTTCGTTGTCGCGCAACTCTCCCATCTCAAAGCCAAAATCGCCAGCTACGGCAAGGAGAACCTGGAAGACATCCTGCATGTACTGCTCGGCGCGGTGACACTCATCACCCGTCAGAACCGCTGCCGGGTCTACCTCGAAGACCTGACTGGCGGCATCCTCGTCTGCGCCGCCGCCAACGGCGCCCAGGCGCAGGCGGTCAAGGGGCAGTCTTTTCCCCTCAACAGCACCGACTATCTGGTGTCGCGGGTCTACATGACCCAGCAGGCGACCCTGGTCGAGGATGTGGCGACCCTGGCCGGACCCAACGCCTTGGAACTCGCCGACCGCTTCGATATCCGCGCCAGTTACCTCGTTCCCCTGATCCATCAGGGACGCTCGGCCGGCGTTCTCAGTGTCGACAGCAGTCGGGTCGGGCGCGTCCCCGCCGAATCCCAGCGGCGAGTGCTGCGGGAATTTCTCGACGAAGTCGTGCCGCTTATCGACCAGGCGCGCAAGTATCATCAGCAGATCGTCCTGGCCCGGCGCATCGACAAGGCGAAAAAGAAGGAAGCCGCTCTGTTGATGGTGAAGTCGGCGGTCCGTCTGATCGATAAACTGACTCTGGCCTCCGTCCTCATTCCTTCACCGCTGGGTCTGGAATCGAAGGAGGAGGGCTTGCAGGTGCTCGCCTCCTACACCAAGGACCAAGGCGCCCGCCAACTCTACGAGGACGAAAAACTCATCAACCTCGGCCCCGGCCAATCCCTCCTTTCCCGTTACATCAGCAGCAGCGGCATCATCAGCGACGACACTCTCCTCTCCCCCCTCTATATCCCCAACCTGCCGGCGGAGCCTTTGCAGAAGCGCTACCTCACCGAGCAGATGGGGCTGAAATCCCTCTATGTGGTCCCCCGCTACGAACCGCACACCCGGCGGATCATCTGCCTGGTCAACTACTACACCCGCGGGTCCTACCATTTCAGCGACTTCGAGAAGGGGCTGCTGGAGGCCCACGCCGAGATGGCCGAGCGGGTCATCCAGGAAATCGGCGTCGAGCATATGGAGATCCAGGTCCTCTCCGAGATCAACGACCTGTTGCAGGAAAAATTCGAGGGGTTACAGCCTTTTCTCAACCGCGCCCTGTCCAAGGCGACGGAGCTGATCGGCGCCGACACCGGCAGTATCGCCCTGGTGCGCGAGGAGGAAGGAACGCGCTGGCTGGTTGTCGAGGAAGCGGACGGCCGGCTGGCCGGGGCTAAGAGCAAGGAATGGCTGAAGAAGGACATTCCACCGATCCGCGTCGGCGGCGAGAAGCTGCCCCCCGAGGAGCGCAGCCTCACCGGCTACGTCGCCTACACCGGGCGGCCGCACGTCATCGCCGATACCGACGAGGAGAAGCGCAAGAAGGGGTTGTACCGGGAGATCACCGGGGTCATCAAGAGCGAAATCGCCGTGCCGGTACTCTATGACGATCAGGTCATCGCCGTCATCTGCCTCGACAGTCTGCGCCCCCACTACTTCACCGACGAACACAAGCGCATCCTGATGATCATCGAGCGGCTGATCGCGCCCTTTCTCTACGATCTGCAACGGATCGAGAAACTCACCGGCGAAGTCATCAACCTGCGCCGGGATGTCGGCTACAAAGACCCGAAGATCTCTTCCTACAAGTTGGGGAACATCATCGGCAACTCGGCCAAGACCTCGGAATTGATCGACTTCATCCAGCGCATCACCCCGCCCCTCTTCAACCGTCTGGCCAAGTGGACGGTGCGCGACCTGCAGGAGGCCTCCCTCGGCCTGCCGTCGATCCTCATTACCGGCGACACCGGCAGCGGCAAGGAGTTCCTCTTCAACAACATCTTCTCCCGGCTGCGGGAGATGTACCAGATCGAGATCGACCCGCGCGGCGAACTGCCGGTGAAAAAGACCAACATCGCCGCCTACAGCGGTGACCTCACCTATTCGGAGCTCTTCGGCCACAAGCGCGGCGCCTTCACCGGCGCCCATACCGACCGCAAGGGGATTCTCGAAGAAGCCCACGGCGGCGTCGTCTTTCTCGACGAAATCGGCGACGCCGACCCCAAGACCCAGGTGCAGCTGCTGCGCTTTCTCGACAACGGCGGCTTCGTCCGCCTCGGCGAAAACGTCACCCGCTTCTCGCGGGTGCTGCTCATCGCCGCCACCAACAAGAACCTCAAGCAGCTCATCGAGTCCGGCCATTTCCGCGAGGACCTTTTCCATCGCCTCTCCGAGCTGACCATCGAGGTTCCCTCCCTCAACCAGCGCCGCGAGGACATCCCCGACCTGGCGACCCACTTTCTCGGCAAGCTCTACCAAGTTTATCGCAAAGGGGGGGGCGAGGAGCGCGAGGAGGATGCTCCGGTGCTGACTCGCGGTGCCCAGCAACTCCTCTCCCAGCACCATTACACCGGCAATGTACGCGAACTGCGCAGCATCCTGCTACGCTCGCTCTTTTTTCGGAAAAAACGGGTGCTTTCCGAGGAAGACATTCGTCGGGCAATCGGCGAACCGGAACGGCCGAAGGGGACGGTGGCGGTGGAGAAACTTACCGCCCAGGTCGCGGAGGAGATTTTTTCGGATCTGCGCAAGGGGGAAGGGGATTTCTGGGAGCGGGTTTACGAGCCTTTTTCCGAGAGTCGGATCTCCCGGGATGTGGTGGCGGCGGTCATCGACCTCGCCCGCCGGGAAGGGGCGACCAACATGCCGAAGATCGCCGTCATGCTCCAGGCCTGCGACCCCCGCGCCAAGGACGCGGAGAGCCGCAAAACCTTTTTCCGTTTCAAGAATTTTCTCTACAAGACGATCCGTATCGCCTAG
- the cobA gene encoding uroporphyrinogen-III C-methyltransferase, which produces MRRPYPFTAGELLKPGIVYLIGAGPGDPGLITVKGRECLRRAEVVIYDYLANPAFLREAPNAEHLYVGKKGGNHHRSQEEINTLLVEKAGEGKTVARLKGGDPYIFGRGGEEALCLRRAGIPFEVVPGVTAGFAAAAYAGIPLTHRDHTTSLALITGHEDPAKKMSSLDWEKLAGAVGTLVFYMGIANLSLIARELMAHGRPADTPVAIVRWATTAQQQTLTATLGDVVEQAAQSRIKPPAVIIVGSVVGLREELRWFDNRPLFGKRILNTRAADQAAELTALLEARGAEVIEAPTIELVAPENYDELDGAIAELETFDWLILTSANGVRCFFRRLAELGRDARALGSCRICVVGPKTAAFLAAHGLRADLVAAEFKGEGVVAALADTDLQDKKILFPKADRAREVIPTELTKLGATVIAPVLYRNVVPAALPETARAALEAGEIDCVAFTASSTVDNLAVLLGDNLAARLKGVAVASIGPITSKTCRKHGLEVAVEPTEYTLEALVEGIVGYFAGGSFS; this is translated from the coding sequence ATGCGTCGCCCCTATCCGTTTACGGCAGGTGAACTCTTGAAACCAGGCATCGTCTATCTCATCGGCGCCGGGCCCGGCGATCCCGGCCTGATCACGGTCAAGGGACGCGAATGCCTGCGCCGGGCCGAGGTGGTGATCTACGACTATCTGGCCAATCCCGCCTTTCTGCGCGAAGCCCCCAACGCCGAACATCTTTACGTCGGGAAAAAGGGTGGAAACCACCACCGCTCCCAGGAGGAGATCAACACCCTGCTGGTGGAAAAAGCCGGGGAGGGCAAGACCGTCGCCCGCCTCAAGGGGGGAGATCCCTACATCTTCGGCCGGGGCGGCGAGGAAGCCCTTTGTCTGCGCCGGGCGGGGATTCCCTTCGAAGTCGTTCCCGGCGTCACCGCCGGTTTCGCCGCCGCCGCCTACGCCGGCATCCCCCTCACCCACCGCGACCACACCACCAGCCTCGCCCTCATCACCGGCCATGAAGACCCGGCAAAGAAGATGTCGAGTCTCGACTGGGAGAAACTTGCCGGCGCCGTCGGCACCCTGGTCTTTTATATGGGGATCGCCAACCTGTCGCTGATCGCCCGGGAACTGATGGCACACGGCCGCCCCGCCGACACCCCGGTGGCGATTGTGCGCTGGGCGACCACGGCGCAACAGCAGACCCTGACGGCGACCCTCGGCGATGTGGTCGAGCAGGCGGCCCAGTCCCGGATCAAGCCGCCGGCAGTCATCATCGTCGGTTCGGTGGTCGGCTTGCGGGAGGAGTTGCGCTGGTTCGACAACCGCCCCCTCTTCGGCAAACGTATTCTCAACACCCGCGCCGCCGACCAGGCCGCCGAACTGACGGCGCTTCTCGAAGCGCGAGGGGCCGAAGTCATCGAGGCACCGACCATCGAGCTGGTCGCGCCGGAGAATTATGACGAACTCGACGGCGCCATCGCCGAACTGGAAACCTTCGACTGGCTGATTCTCACCTCGGCCAACGGCGTGCGCTGCTTCTTTCGGCGCCTGGCCGAACTCGGTCGCGACGCCCGCGCCCTGGGCTCTTGTCGGATCTGCGTCGTCGGCCCCAAGACCGCCGCCTTTCTCGCCGCGCACGGGTTGCGCGCCGACCTCGTCGCCGCCGAGTTCAAAGGCGAAGGGGTGGTGGCGGCGCTGGCGGATACCGATCTGCAGGATAAAAAAATCCTCTTCCCCAAGGCCGACCGGGCGCGGGAAGTGATCCCCACGGAACTGACCAAACTCGGCGCCACCGTCATCGCTCCCGTCCTCTACCGCAACGTCGTCCCCGCCGCCCTGCCGGAGACGGCCCGCGCCGCCCTGGAGGCGGGCGAGATCGACTGCGTCGCCTTCACCGCCTCTTCCACCGTCGACAACCTCGCGGTTCTGCTTGGCGACAATCTGGCCGCCCGCCTTAAAGGCGTCGCCGTCGCTTCCATCGGCCCGATCACCTCCAAAACCTGCCGCAAGCACGGCCTGGAAGTCGCCGTCGAACCCACCGAATACACTCTGGAGGCCCTGGTAGAGGGGATTGTGGGGTATTTCGCAGGCGGATCTTTTTCATAA
- the hemB gene encoding porphobilinogen synthase has protein sequence MFFPEYRARRLRRNDNIRRMVRETHLRVDDLIYPMFSAFGTGIKKEIPSMPGIYQQSIEHIVAEAKEVYELGIPAVILFGIPEIKDALGQDAYSETGIIQETIRAIKKEVPKLTVITDVCMCEYTDHGHCGVIKDGDVDNDETLQLLAAEALSHARAGADIIAPSDMMDGRVAAIREILDANGFEQIPIMSYAVKYASAYYGPFRDAADSTPQFGDRRSYQMDPANRREAIREAALDVQECADFLMVKPALAYLDILRDIKDRFDLPLVAYNVSGEYSMIKAAAANGWVDNDRIVMETLIGMKRAGADIIITYHAKEAARLLLGR, from the coding sequence ATGTTCTTCCCCGAATACCGCGCCCGCCGTCTGCGTCGCAACGACAATATCCGCCGCATGGTGCGGGAAACCCATCTACGGGTCGACGATCTGATCTATCCGATGTTTTCCGCCTTTGGCACCGGGATCAAGAAAGAGATTCCGTCGATGCCAGGGATTTATCAGCAGTCCATCGAACACATCGTCGCCGAGGCCAAGGAGGTCTATGAACTGGGCATTCCGGCGGTGATTCTTTTCGGCATTCCCGAAATCAAGGATGCTTTGGGCCAGGATGCCTACTCGGAGACCGGGATCATCCAGGAGACGATCCGGGCGATCAAGAAAGAAGTACCGAAGCTCACCGTCATCACCGACGTCTGTATGTGCGAATATACCGACCACGGCCATTGCGGGGTGATCAAGGACGGCGACGTAGACAACGACGAAACCCTCCAGCTGCTCGCCGCCGAGGCCCTCTCCCACGCCCGCGCCGGGGCCGACATCATCGCCCCTTCGGACATGATGGACGGCCGGGTGGCGGCGATCCGCGAGATCCTCGACGCCAACGGTTTCGAGCAGATCCCGATCATGAGCTATGCAGTAAAGTACGCCAGCGCCTACTACGGCCCCTTCCGCGACGCCGCCGATTCGACCCCCCAGTTCGGTGACCGCCGCTCCTATCAGATGGACCCGGCCAACCGCCGCGAAGCGATTCGCGAGGCGGCCCTCGACGTGCAGGAGTGCGCCGATTTTCTCATGGTCAAGCCGGCGTTGGCCTACCTCGACATCCTCCGCGACATCAAGGATCGCTTCGACCTGCCCCTGGTGGCCTATAACGTCTCCGGCGAGTATTCGATGATCAAGGCCGCCGCCGCCAACGGTTGGGTCGACAACGACCGGATCGTCATGGAGACTTTGATCGGCATGAAACGGGCCGGGGCCGACATCATCATCACCTATCACGCCAAGGAAGCGGCTCGCCTGCTTCTCGGCCGCTAG